The segment AGTAGCTCCTTTTGATAAAGAACTGGAAGGTTTAGGTTAGATGAATTATTAGTCAAAAATTGATTTCCATTTAAAGAAACAATATATAAATGGGAATAATTTCCACCAAGACCACCACCATAAAATGTTTCAAAATAAAAGTCATTTATACCGTCATGATTTAAATCTATATAATAATAAATAGATGGACCATAGCCACTTCCAATAGTTGTGTCTGGGATAATATCTGTATAATTGCAATCTGTTGTTGTGCCAGTAGTAAATATATTAGGAGATTGAAGCATAAATAAATTTGAAGGCAAAGAAATAGATGGATAATCTGTATTAATTGAATCAGGAACTGTCATAATGAAAAAACGATATAACTCATTATTTTGAACTGGAGCTCCTTGTACGTCATATAAAAGAGAAGGTAAGTTTAAACATGGATTTAATTGAGTATAATTAAAATCATAATATGAAGTAGTAGATACCATCATTGCATTTTCTATTGAGAATGAATCAACTAATGAATCGTTTACAATAAAAAGTCTGTAATTTTTTATACATGTTTCACAACTTACTCGAGAAAAACAAATATTAATATCATTACTATTATTATTATTTCCTATGTCCTCAACTACAATATTAGTTGCAGTTTGAGTTACAGAGCGTAGTTCAATTGCTGAAGAAGGTGATGATAATGCATAACTTGTAGTGAAAATTCCATCTGGAACAGATAATACAAATACTTTATAAGGTTTAAGGTCTGAAATGAAATCTCCTTTAGTGTCCCTTGTTATGGTTCCGAAAATAAATGTTGTGTCTGTTCCTCCAGGGATAATAGATTTGTAAGATGATGGCTGAACTATAATAGCAGAGTCAAGATTAAATGTATTTGCAAAGATAGAAGGAACTACAATAATCCGGTAAGATGAAACAAAAGATTCATCTATTGCTTTTTCTAATGTTATTGATAAATCATCACCAGTCATTTCATTTCCAATATCAGCAACAGAAATGTTTTTTACAGCATGATTAATACCTTGTCCTGCAAAAATATTTGAATTGGCTACAGTCTCAAATGCATAATCATGGACAGTAATAAAAGATAAGTCAACTGGAATAGATAGTCGAATATATCCATATAAAGTGTCTGACCCAATAATGTTCCTTACGCCTAAAAATTTATCATCTTTCCCATTTGCCCAGTTTCCTGAATACGAAATATAATATTGAACTAGACTAATGCTACCACTATTCCAAGTTGAATTGTTACTAATGGTATCATAAAGATTATATACTTTTCCAAAGCCACCAATCATTGAAAAAGAAATGTCATTGCTATAACTTATAACGCCAATTTTATATGATGGCGGAGGAGATGTAGATGTTACTATATCAAAAAAACCTATATCATAAGTCAAATCTCCATTTAAGTCAATTTTAAAAGTATCTGGTTGGCTTGAACGATTAACAGTTTTATCTGGTATAATATCTTGAAAGTTAATCTGAGCAATAGTTAGTATTGGTAAGAGAATACTTAACAAAATAAAAAATAAAAGTTTCATAATAACGTGTATAAATAATAAAATCTATTATATTTTCTGTTTAGACAAATTTACAATAAAATAAGTTGCATCCAATTTAATATTTTCTATAATTTGTAAAATACAGATTTGTTATATTTTTCGTAGTGTTAAGAATATTATTCAATTAACACAAATGCACCCCTCCTTCGTCAGGCTCAGGATGGGTTTACTCTATTAACACAAAGGCTCCCCAGTAATATGGATCATATTTTTGTTGCATTTCTTTTTGAGTTTCATTAAAAGATTTGCGAATATCTTTTATCTTTAATAGTTTAGTGTAAAAGGTAGTCATAAATTCTTCTGTTTCTTTATCGGGAACCTGCCATAAGCTCATTATAATATATTTTACACCTGCAATTTTAAATGCTCTTTGTAG is part of the Bacteroidia bacterium genome and harbors:
- a CDS encoding T9SS type A sorting domain-containing protein codes for the protein MKLLFFILLSILLPILTIAQINFQDIIPDKTVNRSSQPDTFKIDLNGDLTYDIGFFDIVTSTSPPPSYKIGVISYSNDISFSMIGGFGKVYNLYDTISNNSTWNSGSISLVQYYISYSGNWANGKDDKFLGVRNIIGSDTLYGYIRLSIPVDLSFITVHDYAFETVANSNIFAGQGINHAVKNISVADIGNEMTGDDLSITLEKAIDESFVSSYRIIVVPSIFANTFNLDSAIIVQPSSYKSIIPGGTDTTFIFGTITRDTKGDFISDLKPYKVFVLSVPDGIFTTSYALSSPSSAIELRSVTQTATNIVVEDIGNNNNSNDINICFSRVSCETCIKNYRLFIVNDSLVDSFSIENAMMVSTTSYYDFNYTQLNPCLNLPSLLYDVQGAPVQNNELYRFFIMTVPDSINTDYPSISLPSNLFMLQSPNIFTTGTTTDCNYTDIIPDTTIGSGYGPSIYYYIDLNHDGINDFYFETFYGGGLGGNYSHLYIVSLNGNQFLTNNSSNLNLPVLYQKELLFNEQNWNSGTGYLSGHFWSISSYYMSYGNWANINDGFIGVRIFKNNDTLYGWINIGVSGTNVITIKSFALNITNNSIEKINQLPVMFSFFPNPVNDYIEIDCEGFDLKKTNCSFYSMNGKLLFVKKIIQNKSKINTKLLTDGTFLIKIDDGKNIITKKLIKKNL